The following proteins come from a genomic window of Pelagicoccus albus:
- a CDS encoding SAM-dependent methyltransferase, producing the protein MPSLYQNVVLNNLKQARVGSIEVHLPNGEIHKCGANDSAKSTTFRIHNTETFKMVALNKGIGLGEAYQHGYWSSDDLCGLLQWFCVNLQDISPNITPAASKALSGLLVAADTLTHWRRRNTIDQSRRNIHAHYDLGNDFYKLFLDPTMTYSSAFFTSETQSLEQAQEEKYDRICRKLDLQPYHHLLEIGCGWGGFAMYAATHYGCKITGITISEEQLKEAQKRVANSPVRDRIEIRFADYRTLEGKFDRIASIEMLEAVGEKYLGQYFEQVERLLKPEGLAAVQVITTPNPIYKGYRKRVDWIQKHIFPGSHLPSSRRLLEAAESSGNLDLLHQETFGLHYAKTLNLWRRRFLSQWGNIEQQGFDEAFKRKWEFYFAYCEAGFLQRHINVMQMVFGRPDEPAYNFEERSHSQSNAGFEKGLSVAS; encoded by the coding sequence ATGCCTAGCCTATACCAAAACGTCGTCCTCAATAACCTGAAACAAGCGAGAGTCGGCTCAATCGAGGTGCATCTTCCAAATGGTGAGATCCACAAATGCGGGGCAAACGATTCCGCCAAATCAACGACTTTTCGTATCCACAATACTGAAACATTTAAAATGGTGGCCCTAAACAAAGGCATCGGACTTGGCGAAGCCTACCAGCATGGCTACTGGAGCAGCGACGACCTTTGCGGTTTGCTGCAGTGGTTCTGCGTCAACCTTCAGGACATCTCGCCAAACATCACTCCTGCTGCAAGCAAAGCCCTTTCTGGCCTGCTGGTCGCAGCCGACACTTTGACCCACTGGAGGCGTCGCAACACCATCGATCAAAGCAGACGCAACATCCACGCTCACTACGATCTCGGAAACGACTTCTACAAGCTCTTCCTCGATCCGACGATGACGTACTCGTCTGCCTTCTTCACGAGCGAAACCCAGAGCCTCGAGCAAGCCCAGGAGGAAAAGTACGACAGGATCTGCCGTAAGCTGGATCTTCAACCGTACCATCACCTGCTTGAGATTGGGTGTGGCTGGGGAGGTTTCGCCATGTACGCGGCAACCCACTACGGCTGTAAAATTACAGGCATCACCATCTCGGAAGAGCAGTTGAAAGAAGCTCAAAAACGGGTAGCCAACAGTCCGGTCCGCGACCGGATCGAAATTCGCTTCGCGGACTATAGAACGCTGGAAGGCAAGTTCGATCGTATCGCCTCTATCGAGATGCTGGAGGCTGTGGGAGAAAAATATCTCGGCCAGTACTTCGAACAAGTCGAACGGCTTTTGAAGCCCGAAGGGTTGGCGGCAGTCCAAGTTATCACCACGCCGAACCCAATCTACAAAGGTTACCGCAAACGTGTAGACTGGATACAGAAACACATTTTCCCCGGTTCACACCTGCCCTCTTCGCGTCGCCTGCTAGAAGCCGCCGAGTCCAGCGGAAACCTCGACCTGCTCCACCAAGAAACCTTTGGCTTACATTACGCCAAAACACTCAACCTTTGGAGACGCCGATTCCTCTCACAGTGGGGAAACATCGAGCAGCAAGGGTTCGACGAAGCCTTCAAGCGCAAGTGGGAGTTCTACTTCGCCTACTGCGAGGCGGGCTTCCTTCAACGCCACATTAACGTCATGCAAATGGTCTTCGGTCGTCCAGACGAGCCGGCCTACAATTTCGAAGAGCGATCCCACTCTCAATCCAATGCAGGGTTTGAGAAGGGTCTCAGCGTCGCGTCATGA